Proteins found in one Chloroflexota bacterium genomic segment:
- the trmD gene encoding tRNA (guanosine(37)-N1)-methyltransferase TrmD, with protein MQVDVVTLFPEMFEPLRHSIVGRAVADGRLSIRYVNPRDFTADRHRTVDDYPYGGGPGMVMKPEPLFLAVESVAQPTSAVILMSPAGRVFRQSVAAELAEQAHLILVCGHYEGVDERVREHLVTDEISIGDYVLTGGELAAMVIVDAVARLLPGVLGDAESAGDESHSAGLLEYPQYTRPPAFRGWPVPDRLLSGHHAEIAKWRRRQALELTAARRPDLMTPELLAELADDGTRKVRRRRPARAAVPADDGARVASADPVREPSNRDETAELFPEEPADDVRG; from the coding sequence CCTGAGTATCCGTTATGTCAATCCACGCGACTTCACGGCCGACCGCCACCGCACAGTGGACGACTATCCATACGGCGGCGGACCGGGCATGGTGATGAAGCCCGAGCCGCTGTTTCTGGCTGTCGAGTCGGTGGCGCAGCCGACCAGCGCCGTGATCCTGATGAGCCCGGCCGGCCGCGTCTTCCGCCAGTCTGTGGCCGCCGAGCTGGCCGAACAGGCTCACCTGATCCTCGTCTGCGGGCACTATGAAGGGGTCGACGAGCGGGTACGCGAGCACCTCGTGACCGACGAGATCTCGATTGGCGACTACGTCCTGACGGGCGGTGAGCTGGCAGCCATGGTGATCGTGGACGCCGTCGCCCGCCTGCTGCCGGGCGTGCTGGGTGACGCCGAGTCGGCCGGCGACGAGTCGCACAGCGCCGGCCTGCTGGAGTACCCTCAGTACACCCGGCCACCGGCCTTTCGTGGGTGGCCGGTGCCGGATCGGCTCCTGTCCGGACATCATGCGGAGATCGCGAAGTGGCGCCGGCGCCAGGCCCTTGAGCTGACGGCTGCCCGCCGCCCTGACCTGATGACGCCCGAGCTGCTGGCCGAGCTGGCGGATGACGGCACGAGGAAGGTACGCCGCCGCCGGCCCGCGCGCGCGGCTGTCCCCGCCGACGATGGCGCAAGGGTGGCATCTGCCGACCCCGTGCGGGAACCGTCCAACCGCGACGAGACAGCTGAACTTTTTCCCGAGGAGCCGGCCGACGATGTACGAGGGTGA
- a CDS encoding cold shock domain-containing protein, producing the protein MTGGRTAGPIRAEAAGRRPRDICGRAWGRITVARGPIVRLIRDRGFGFVRTEDGSEIFIHHSALPRGVFDTLAEGQELEFEIETDVRGRGQRATNVEIIR; encoded by the coding sequence ATGACGGGGGGAAGGACTGCTGGCCCCATTCGTGCAGAGGCGGCTGGCAGGCGTCCCCGCGACATATGTGGAAGAGCCTGGGGGAGAATCACTGTGGCACGTGGGCCAATCGTTCGACTCATTCGCGACCGGGGGTTCGGCTTCGTCCGGACCGAGGACGGCAGCGAGATCTTTATCCATCACTCGGCGTTGCCGCGTGGCGTGTTCGACACGCTGGCTGAGGGCCAGGAGCTGGAATTCGAGATCGAGACCGACGTGCGCGGGAGGGGTCAGCGCGCGACAAACGTCGAGATCATTCGCTGA